AACGGAGGTTGTTTTGAATCGGCGAGACTGCCTAGCCAATCAGGCCGGTCTCGTGTTAAGCTAGCGCGAGGCTGAGCGCTTGGGTTTAAAGAGAGGAGAGAAGTGAAGACAGTGGCGAGATTTCAGTCAACTCAACAACACAGGTACGGAAAATGTCCAATATTCAACACAAtagatttttatacatttttggctAAACTGAATCCTTTGatgcatgtttttatattgttttaattatgtaaaaggacgtttattttttaagcagaatgaataaaaatgtgattttaattcatttgttcAAATGTGACgattaaaaaaaagagtatGATTTGTCAGGCTTCGCGATTTTTGCTATGCGCTTTCCAAGTAAAAGATGCACATGTAGAATAGAAATTAATATGAATTGACAAAGTGTGTTTTTATGAAGGTCAAACGATTTTCAACCTTTATTGCTATCAGCTTTGAGTGCGTTTGCTTTTTCAACTGAAATATGAAAACTTATAAACTGTGATTTTGCGGACTGAATTCTTCACGCGCATCGCAACTGTGTGCAATACTGGATATGGCTTGCCGTGTCCTGCCTATGAACCACCCAGTCTTTTTCTATACAGACCGATTTCGATGACATCTTTACATAAAGTAATGGCTTTTAAACAGAATGATTCGCTTATCCTATAACGTTTTACTCTCTATCTTCTGGCATCAAAGGTGACGCAGTACACGCGTTGTAAACATATTATTGCATTTTTCCTTCCCGACTTAAACAAGCGCGCTTGCCGTGTATTAAAATGGCTGGCGATTGAGACCATTGACGGAGCAGCGATTCCTTCACTATGCAAGGACGGGGCCATTTCAAATCGTAAACACATATCTTAAATGAAAAAACCCCATTTCCAATCGTTTTcgatttgaaatatttatctCTATCTTGTCTGTTAAAATAAAGGCGATGTGAAGCGGATTATTATGTTTTTCAACATGACAGACGCGCTCGTTATACTTGCATAGGGAATGGCTGGCTTGTAGTCTTTGTTATAGGCAGCACTGCGCCAAGCGACAGCTAGGGATCCAACTTAGAAAACAGTTAAGCACATCAAAATAAAATCTGACAGCTTTTATAaaccaacataaacaaaacacacaaagtgTGTTTTAGCGAATAcacatgttttttctttcattaaagcTCTGAGATCGCTAGAATAGTCTTTTAGATCCGAGGGGGTGTGTATGGCTTTGTTGCACGGTCAACCCATCTGTTTGCTCGCTTCGCAAAGAAGCCATTTTAATGAATGAAGAATGGCAAAGAACAGCAGCACAAGGCAGAGCCTATAGCAGCAACTTAACGTGCACTATATGCAAGGGAAAACGAAAGAggataaaaatagaaaaaaatactatatttgaaagaaaaacgAAAACGGGGtctaaaatattaattaaaataaatagcagtttctgtcatgaggatgcattttttaaaatggttGATGATTAATCCAGTTTAGTTTTTTGAGCTGGATTTTTTATTAGACTACCTTAACATGAATACCTCAGTGCTACAGAATATACTACACTGGGTTTTCATGTCTGTGCGATGGAGCAACCCAAACTTTTGGCAGTACAGGAAAACAATGACATACATATAATTGATTATTATTACTGGGTTCTACCCACAAAGAATATGCAGGAGCACATCATATATCCTAAAATATGCAGTGAACACCAATCAGCCTCATTAGTAATCAGTTCACATCCCCCACACAAGAAGGATGGGTCTGCAATTCCCTTTGTGTAAAAGCTTTGATAATAAGTCTCATCTTGGTTTAATAAGCCCTGCATCCCACGGCTTTTAAAAATATACCATGTCAATATaggttattaaaatacaactgTGCGATCTGAAGTGAGTATTTTTtatcacttttctttttaataaaatgggTGGAtattacatatacatattttttttaagtgttctTTAGTCTTGTAAAtgcacttatttttattttctatcacattttagataaaaatagaaaacaagTGACGGTTTAGTGGACACAGACCCTCCCATCTAACGAAAATGGCAAAAGGGGACCCAAGGAAACCCAAGGGCAAGATGTCCTCTTATGCCTACTTTGTTCAGACCTGTCGGGAAGAGCACAAAAAGAAGAGCCCTGAGATTCCAGTCAGCTTTTCCGAATTTTCCAAAAGATGCTCCGGAAGATGGAAGGTAAGATTTGTGTTACATTtcgcaaaaacacaataaattgtGTTCAAGATAACTGAACAGTTAAACGTTCTCTCATTTGTTGCGTAGGCAATGTCTGACAAAGAGAAATCCAGATTTGATGACATGGCCAAACAGGATAAAGTGCGTTATGATCAAGAGATGATGCACTACATGCCAGGCAACAAGAGAGGCAAGAAGAAGGATCCAAATGCCCCCAAGAGACCACCGTGAGTAGACCTACTACACAGTTAAATTATGCATTATGTAAGAGTAAATATACTGTTTCCTTCACATAAGTGTCAAATGCTCACAAAGACATATCATGTTGTTcatgaataaatatattataatatcatTGTCTTTATTATAATGTATTGTCTCTTGTGATTCAACAGCTCTGGGTTTTTCCTGTTTTGCTCGGAACATCGTCCACAAATCAAGGCCCAACATCCCAGTCTGGGTATTGGTGATGTAGCCAAAAAACTAGGCGAGATGTGGAACAGCCTTACAGATTCCAGCAAACAACCCTTCCTGATAAAGGCCAACAAGCTGAAGGACAAGTATCAAAAGGCATGTCTAGATCTATATGTTTGAAAAGTTAATACCACTATGTACTCTGGTATTATCACAGTTACAGTACTTTACAATATAGCCTGCTACTTTTTTTTAGGATGTTGCCGATTACAAAACAAAGGGCAAAGTTGGGGGTGCCTCCGTGGGAATGGGAATGATGGCCAATTATGCGGCTCCCAAACCCATGATGAAGAACAACATGGATAACGAagaggatgatgatgaggaagacGAAGAGGATGATGATGAATATGATGACGATGAATAGactattatttttgtgtgtattatAATAACTGTTTTCCTTTTATTGAGGTACAGTACAATACAGAATACACTGGTGGTCTTTCATAGCGCCGTTGTTGTTTCATTAGAGGTGGGATAGTTTGTTTGCTGTGGGTGAGAGACTACCACAGCGCCTTACCTCCAgctttgtatgtgtgtgagtgcatgcGCACATGTAAAGATCTCACTTTGATCATCACAGTAGCCCGGTGTCTTCCTAGCCCATGTTTGTA
This region of Triplophysa rosa linkage group LG1, Trosa_1v2, whole genome shotgun sequence genomic DNA includes:
- the hmgb3a gene encoding high mobility group protein B3a is translated as MAKGDPRKPKGKMSSYAYFVQTCREEHKKKSPEIPVSFSEFSKRCSGRWKAMSDKEKSRFDDMAKQDKVRYDQEMMHYMPGNKRGKKKDPNAPKRPPSGFFLFCSEHRPQIKAQHPSLGIGDVAKKLGEMWNSLTDSSKQPFLIKANKLKDKYQKDVADYKTKGKVGGASVGMGMMANYAAPKPMMKNNMDNEEDDDEEDEEDDDEYDDDE